The proteins below are encoded in one region of Paenibacillus albus:
- a CDS encoding PadR family transcriptional regulator, whose translation MNALSYALLSMLMRKSCSGYELMKLLQAFWQAKHSQIYPLLAKLEKEQLVTFEHIGQTGKPDKKIYSITEAGTAALREWIDNQPASLQLERDEFLIKLYAIGITEPQSAIKLFEERREFMLARLQRLETEMQLMESEEVPVTSYASKQFGRYLLYQRRVRLLREEMAWIEWVLPLLAHDPS comes from the coding sequence GTGAATGCATTGTCATATGCGCTGCTCAGCATGCTGATGCGCAAATCATGCTCAGGCTATGAGCTGATGAAGCTGCTTCAAGCGTTCTGGCAGGCGAAGCACAGCCAGATCTATCCGCTGCTGGCGAAGCTGGAGAAGGAGCAGCTCGTCACTTTCGAGCACATCGGGCAGACCGGAAAGCCGGATAAGAAAATATACAGCATTACGGAGGCAGGCACTGCCGCGCTGCGGGAGTGGATCGATAACCAGCCTGCATCGCTGCAGCTGGAACGGGACGAGTTCCTCATTAAGCTGTATGCGATTGGCATTACAGAGCCTCAGTCGGCGATCAAGCTGTTCGAGGAACGGCGCGAATTCATGCTTGCACGTCTGCAGCGGCTGGAGACGGAGATGCAGCTGATGGAGAGCGAGGAGGTGCCGGTGACGAGCTATGCGTCCAAGCAGTTCGGGCGGTATTTGCTGTATCAGCGCCGGGTAAGGCTGCTTAGGGAAGAGATGGCCTGGATTGAGTGGGTTTTGCCGCTGCTGGCTCACGATCCTTCCTAG
- a CDS encoding M24 family metallopeptidase, with protein sequence MNARINQLYTYMDQHALDAVLVNMPKHVYYLTGFASDPHERFLGLVIPRQAEPFLLVPALDLEAAQAASDVKLIYTHTDTDNPYEVLRKHLPAGIQSLGLEKGYLTVSRFEALSEAIGATRYADIDEPLREMRVIKTADEIVRMKHAVRIIEDVLRAGIAQVKPGVTEIELVAELEYQMKKLGASGPSFSTMVLAGEKSAMPHGEPGARAIRSGELLLFDLGVYADGYASDITRTFAVGDISEEQAKIYDIVLQANLRAITATRPGVTLASLDHAAREHITAAGYGEYFMHRLGHGLGLDVHEYPSVHGQNQELLRSGMVFTVEPGIYVPAVGGVRIEDDVLVTDSGVEVLTSFPKELTVIG encoded by the coding sequence ATGAATGCTCGCATTAATCAGCTTTATACGTATATGGATCAGCACGCGCTAGACGCTGTGCTTGTTAATATGCCGAAGCACGTCTACTACTTAACCGGATTCGCTTCGGACCCGCATGAGCGCTTCCTCGGTCTCGTTATCCCGCGCCAAGCAGAGCCGTTCTTGCTCGTTCCGGCACTTGATCTTGAAGCGGCGCAAGCGGCGTCCGACGTGAAGCTCATCTATACACACACAGATACAGATAACCCGTACGAGGTGCTGAGGAAGCATTTGCCTGCAGGCATTCAATCACTCGGGCTTGAAAAAGGTTACTTGACCGTCAGCCGGTTCGAAGCGCTCAGCGAAGCAATCGGAGCGACTCGCTATGCCGATATCGACGAGCCGCTGCGCGAGATGCGCGTCATTAAGACGGCAGATGAGATCGTGCGCATGAAGCACGCGGTGCGCATCATCGAAGATGTGCTTCGCGCGGGTATCGCACAAGTGAAGCCAGGCGTGACGGAGATTGAGCTTGTAGCGGAGCTGGAGTATCAAATGAAGAAGCTCGGCGCGAGCGGCCCTTCGTTCTCCACGATGGTGCTCGCGGGCGAGAAGTCGGCGATGCCGCACGGCGAGCCAGGCGCGCGCGCGATTCGCTCGGGTGAGCTGCTCTTGTTTGACCTTGGCGTGTATGCAGACGGGTATGCATCGGATATTACGCGTACGTTCGCGGTCGGCGATATTTCGGAGGAGCAAGCGAAGATCTATGACATCGTGCTGCAGGCGAACCTTCGCGCCATCACAGCAACACGCCCTGGCGTGACACTTGCGAGCCTCGACCACGCTGCACGTGAGCATATTACTGCGGCAGGTTACGGCGAGTACTTCATGCACAGGCTCGGCCACGGTCTTGGCCTGGATGTGCACGAGTACCCTTCCGTGCACGGGCAGAACCAGGAGCTGCTGCGCAGCGGTATGGTGTTCACGGTCGAGCCAGGCATCTACGTGCCAGCCGTCGGCGGCGTGCGTATCGAAGACGACGTGCTCGTTACGGACAGCGGCGTTGAAGTGCTGACGAGCTTCCCGAAGGAGCTTACGGTAATCGGTTAG
- a CDS encoding AI-2E family transporter: MSGSRLWTERLKLMILNQKLLSFLFILLLIGLNIMVISKVSFIFHPFKIVLETVFFPILLTGVAFYLLNPIVEVLEKYRIKRVYSIIVLYLIVAGIITLIMVSVIPLLKEQIVSLIASFPYFSSQAQLKFEDLIGSKYFNQLQESLGFDSTSLTSAFSNYASGFMNTAWTSIGGLVSKITETVLTIIVVPFILFYLLKDRKKLTPYILSYLPTRWREGSFTVMLEMNHQISSYIRGQIIDSFCVGLLLYMGYLIIGLDYSLVLAVIASFTSVVPYLGPAIAIIPALIVAMVTSPVMLLKMVVVWTVVQLVEGKVFTPQIMGKAMHIHPITIIFVILTAGRMFGILGIIIAVPGYAVLKVIVTHLFRWFKKKSGLYE; the protein is encoded by the coding sequence ATGTCCGGATCTCGTCTGTGGACGGAAAGATTGAAATTGATGATTTTGAATCAAAAACTGTTGTCCTTCTTGTTTATCTTGCTTTTAATAGGTCTGAATATCATGGTAATCAGCAAGGTTTCGTTTATCTTTCATCCATTCAAAATTGTACTTGAAACGGTGTTTTTTCCAATTCTGCTTACTGGTGTCGCTTTTTATTTACTCAATCCGATTGTTGAAGTTCTGGAGAAGTATCGAATAAAGAGAGTGTATTCCATTATAGTTCTGTACCTGATTGTTGCAGGAATCATTACGCTTATAATGGTTTCCGTGATTCCATTGCTTAAAGAACAAATAGTCAGCTTGATCGCAAGCTTCCCGTACTTTAGCAGCCAAGCCCAACTCAAGTTTGAAGACCTTATTGGCAGCAAGTATTTCAACCAGCTTCAAGAGTCGCTTGGGTTCGATTCTACCAGCTTAACTTCTGCTTTCTCTAATTACGCTTCCGGTTTCATGAATACGGCTTGGACAAGCATTGGCGGTCTCGTCAGTAAAATTACGGAGACTGTGCTCACCATTATCGTGGTACCATTCATCCTGTTTTATTTGCTAAAAGATCGAAAAAAATTAACTCCCTACATTCTTAGCTATCTTCCAACCAGATGGCGAGAGGGATCCTTCACCGTCATGCTGGAGATGAATCATCAGATCAGCTCCTACATTCGCGGACAAATCATTGACAGCTTCTGTGTCGGTTTACTTTTGTATATGGGATATTTAATCATCGGTTTGGATTATTCGCTTGTCCTCGCCGTCATCGCATCCTTCACAAGCGTTGTTCCTTATTTGGGTCCAGCCATTGCCATTATTCCTGCTTTAATTGTTGCAATGGTTACTTCGCCGGTCATGCTGCTGAAGATGGTTGTCGTCTGGACAGTCGTTCAGCTCGTTGAAGGGAAAGTCTTCACGCCTCAAATCATGGGAAAAGCGATGCACATTCATCCCATTACAATCATATTCGTTATTCTCACTGCCGGTAGAATGTTTGGGATACTTGGAATCATCATCGCGGTACCTGGGTATGCCGTTCTAAAAGTTATTGTGACCCATCTATTTCGTTGGTTTAAAAAGAAGTCGGGCTTGTATGAGTGA
- a CDS encoding manganese efflux pump, with product MAQKMHWLSIAVIGIAANLDNLGIGLSFGSRSIRVPISSNLLIAIISAFSTYLTMTIGKYLSHLITPSLGNVIGGLVIIVLGIWGLRSIYLRSIHNDTGILAKMNGIAVTSDRDANHVISWGESISLAFGLSLNCIATCLGAGASGVSPTLTAISIGLFSLLSIGIGVRFGKQMAKSWLGKYAEVIGCMFLIMIGCYEIIL from the coding sequence GTGGCACAAAAGATGCATTGGCTTTCAATTGCGGTGATCGGGATTGCAGCGAATTTAGATAATTTAGGGATCGGATTATCCTTTGGCTCAAGATCAATTAGGGTACCTATAAGCTCAAACTTACTAATTGCAATCATCTCTGCATTCTCAACATACCTGACAATGACAATAGGGAAGTATCTATCTCATTTGATTACGCCTTCTCTTGGTAACGTAATCGGTGGACTGGTCATTATTGTTTTAGGGATCTGGGGACTTCGTTCCATCTACCTAAGATCCATTCACAATGACACTGGAATACTTGCAAAAATGAATGGTATTGCTGTAACGTCAGATAGAGATGCGAATCATGTTATCTCTTGGGGCGAATCGATTTCTTTAGCCTTTGGTTTATCGCTTAATTGTATCGCAACTTGTTTAGGAGCAGGAGCTAGCGGCGTATCACCTACATTGACAGCTATCTCAATCGGCCTGTTCTCTCTATTATCGATTGGCATAGGCGTCCGGTTTGGCAAACAAATGGCGAAATCGTGGTTGGGCAAATATGCTGAAGTAATCGGGTGTATGTTCTTAATTATGATTGGATGTTATGAAATTATCCTTTAG
- the tatA gene encoding twin-arginine translocase TatA/TatE family subunit — translation MADIGTPGFILILIAALLLFGPKKLPELGHAFGRTIREFKSGMRDMMKDESNANAQTKAPESE, via the coding sequence ATGGCTGACATTGGAACGCCCGGTTTTATTCTGATCTTGATTGCAGCACTACTATTGTTTGGACCTAAAAAACTTCCGGAGCTCGGTCATGCTTTTGGACGAACCATTCGAGAATTCAAATCCGGTATGCGCGATATGATGAAAGATGAGTCTAATGCTAACGCTCAAACGAAGGCTCCTGAATCCGAGTAA
- a CDS encoding DMT family transporter encodes MKQDRKWLYYLGLVICAAVWGANFGVTRKAMETFDPILFAFLRFSLSLPIFFLVLKIREGSIGIPLRAVLHFAIIGLVGVTGLEIMVVYSIKYTTLANASLLNVAPWPIFAALFGPLFTRERISRRLVVGGVAAIIGVCFVILGGGEGFNMSSEHMTGNLLALSVSIIGALYNLACMPLMKQYSALRVSTWIIVFGVLFMFPLTIGSWGSMDWSGLTASHYMAILYNVIICTVITFIIWNDSMFRIGAARANFFRYVVPAAAVAVGYMFFGESISLLQFAGTLFMAGGLVWISLEKKDAEATSLINKAV; translated from the coding sequence ATGAAACAGGATCGCAAATGGCTGTATTATCTGGGGCTTGTTATCTGCGCGGCGGTTTGGGGAGCGAATTTCGGCGTTACACGCAAGGCGATGGAGACGTTTGATCCGATTCTTTTTGCATTTCTCCGATTCTCGCTATCACTGCCGATATTCTTTCTGGTGCTCAAAATCAGGGAAGGGAGCATAGGTATCCCTCTTCGAGCGGTGCTGCATTTCGCTATTATTGGACTTGTCGGCGTAACCGGGCTTGAAATTATGGTCGTGTATTCGATCAAATATACGACGCTTGCGAATGCCTCACTCTTGAATGTAGCGCCTTGGCCGATCTTCGCGGCGCTATTCGGGCCTCTGTTCACGCGGGAGCGGATCTCCCGGCGGCTTGTCGTTGGCGGCGTGGCGGCGATAATTGGCGTATGCTTCGTCATTCTTGGCGGCGGCGAAGGGTTCAATATGTCTTCGGAGCATATGACCGGCAATTTGCTTGCGCTTAGCGTAAGCATCATCGGCGCTCTGTATAATCTGGCGTGCATGCCGCTCATGAAGCAATATTCAGCGCTGCGGGTCAGTACTTGGATTATCGTGTTCGGCGTCCTCTTCATGTTCCCGCTTACGATCGGATCTTGGGGCTCAATGGACTGGAGCGGACTGACTGCTAGCCACTACATGGCTATCCTGTACAACGTCATCATCTGCACGGTCATTACGTTCATCATTTGGAATGACAGCATGTTCCGCATCGGCGCGGCGCGTGCGAACTTCTTCCGTTATGTCGTTCCGGCGGCAGCGGTGGCGGTCGGCTACATGTTCTTTGGTGAAAGCATCAGCCTCTTGCAGTTCGCGGGAACGCTGTTCATGGCAGGCGGACTCGTATGGATCAGCTTAGAAAAGAAAGACGCTGAAGCGACGTCCTTGATCAATAAAGCCGTATAA
- a CDS encoding ABC transporter ATP-binding protein gives MKPAIQLTGVSKVYKDKKAVDELTLTIAEGTVVALLGPNGAGKTTTVSMILGMHQPTKGTVKLLGDDPRKQHVRDRIGAMLQDVSVIDGLKVGETIELFRSYYEKPLALDYLLKVSNLEAERNKLATALSGGQQRRLGFALALAGDPEVIFLDEPTVGMDVTSRQLFWDTVRAMAGRGRTIVLTTHYLDEADSVADRIVVINNGRIIADGTPSEIKAETTGRVISFIAGPSVTTESLQELPDITSIEWSGRRVKLSSGNTDKLITLLVEKRFEMRDIEIQSGGLEDAFQALVQQANQ, from the coding sequence ATGAAACCAGCGATACAGCTAACCGGAGTTAGTAAAGTGTACAAAGACAAGAAGGCTGTCGACGAGTTGACACTGACGATCGCAGAAGGAACCGTTGTCGCGCTGCTCGGACCAAACGGCGCAGGCAAAACAACGACGGTGTCGATGATTCTCGGCATGCACCAGCCGACGAAGGGGACCGTCAAGCTGCTTGGCGACGATCCGCGAAAGCAGCATGTAAGGGATCGAATTGGCGCGATGCTGCAGGATGTCAGCGTCATCGACGGGCTTAAGGTCGGAGAGACGATCGAGCTGTTCCGCAGCTACTATGAGAAGCCGCTTGCGCTCGACTACTTGCTCAAAGTGTCGAACCTCGAAGCAGAGCGGAATAAGTTAGCAACGGCTCTGTCGGGCGGGCAGCAGCGACGTCTTGGATTCGCGCTTGCGCTGGCAGGCGATCCGGAAGTGATTTTCCTCGATGAACCAACGGTAGGGATGGACGTTACTTCACGGCAGTTATTCTGGGATACGGTGCGAGCGATGGCGGGCCGCGGACGGACCATTGTGCTGACGACGCACTATTTGGATGAAGCGGACAGTGTGGCGGATCGAATCGTCGTTATCAATAATGGACGGATCATCGCAGACGGAACGCCAAGCGAAATTAAAGCAGAGACAACCGGACGCGTGATCTCGTTCATCGCCGGTCCATCGGTTACGACGGAGTCGCTGCAAGAGCTGCCGGACATCACGAGCATCGAGTGGAGCGGCCGCCGGGTGAAGTTGTCCAGCGGGAATACGGATAAGCTCATTACACTGCTTGTTGAGAAGCGATTCGAGATGCGCGATATCGAAATTCAAAGCGGCGGCCTCGAGGATGCATTCCAGGCGCTCGTGCAGCAAGCTAATCAATAA
- a CDS encoding ABC transporter permease, with protein sequence MNSTMLRATIAQCKAELLRTVRNKRFVIFSVIMPVMFFFLFSNVVGAQKVGGVDWSAYYLMSMTCYGIIGASFNTFSIRIARERSLGWIRLLKITPLPSWAYIVSKIAAQAIINLIIILMMFVIGGLGRHIDLSAAHWIESGLWIWIGGLSFMSLGTLFGSMRNPDAVQVMSTIAYMALSVLGGLWMPTESMSETMQTISKLTPTYRLGQGAWNIIAGGSIDWMGVLILAIYVLVFMRISAYIMKKQEAV encoded by the coding sequence GTGAATTCAACGATGCTTCGGGCGACGATCGCTCAGTGTAAAGCAGAATTGCTCAGAACGGTTCGAAATAAACGGTTTGTTATTTTTTCAGTGATCATGCCCGTCATGTTCTTCTTCTTGTTCTCCAATGTTGTAGGTGCTCAGAAAGTCGGCGGCGTAGATTGGTCGGCATACTACTTGATGTCGATGACCTGCTACGGCATTATCGGCGCAAGCTTCAACACCTTCAGCATTCGGATTGCGCGTGAGCGTTCGCTTGGCTGGATTCGGCTGCTCAAGATTACACCGCTGCCTTCCTGGGCGTATATCGTGTCCAAGATCGCCGCACAAGCCATTATCAACCTTATTATTATCTTGATGATGTTCGTTATCGGCGGCTTAGGCAGACATATTGATTTATCGGCTGCACATTGGATCGAGAGCGGCCTGTGGATCTGGATTGGGGGCCTGTCGTTCATGTCGCTTGGAACGCTGTTTGGCTCTATGCGCAATCCAGATGCCGTTCAAGTCATGAGTACGATTGCTTATATGGCTCTGTCTGTTCTGGGGGGGCTGTGGATGCCGACGGAATCGATGTCCGAGACGATGCAAACCATCTCGAAGCTGACGCCTACGTACCGTCTGGGCCAAGGCGCATGGAATATTATCGCCGGCGGTTCGATCGATTGGATGGGCGTTCTCATACTGGCGATTTATGTGCTGGTGTTCATGCGAATTTCCGCTTACATTATGAAGAAACAGGAAGCGGTGTAG
- a CDS encoding sensor histidine kinase: MSESLRRPQQAQQSYQAQSGPPMIFSMVWLVYLVFPLYYLFQQPPLEVVVGVTAVVLFVIIYVCSFRFERMRFYGVLALIVIVGLFCYSDEGSIYMAFYPAPLIGMLINRKQMYVALGALTALFVATIWYWSLLSSLDDMLQYLPAMLIMLFMPFAFMIGRRSKELRKRLHLANEEIARLSKNEERQRISRDLHDTLGHTLSLITLKSELAEKLILKHPERAVQEVKDIQATSRAALRQVRELVSGMSALTVRDELAHAKQILSAAGIVLEAEGDWELEIPSATMNNILGMCLREAVTNVVKHSKAKVCTVCLVGEGSRLTLSVTDNGAGLSKTGENGVWTDARGGNGIKGMRERLKLIEGSLVVESIGRGTRLEMTVPLVAKEAEKGGIGG, encoded by the coding sequence ATGTCGGAATCATTAAGGCGGCCTCAGCAAGCTCAGCAAAGCTATCAAGCCCAGTCTGGTCCGCCTATGATTTTTTCCATGGTATGGCTCGTTTATCTTGTGTTTCCGCTTTATTATTTATTCCAACAGCCGCCTCTTGAGGTGGTTGTTGGCGTTACGGCCGTAGTGCTGTTCGTGATTATCTACGTGTGCAGCTTCCGCTTTGAACGGATGCGATTCTATGGCGTTCTCGCGCTTATCGTAATCGTTGGGTTGTTCTGCTATTCGGATGAAGGCTCCATCTATATGGCATTTTATCCGGCTCCTCTCATTGGCATGTTGATTAATCGGAAGCAGATGTACGTGGCGCTTGGTGCGCTGACAGCACTTTTCGTTGCGACGATCTGGTATTGGTCGCTGCTCAGCAGCTTGGATGACATGCTGCAATATTTACCTGCAATGCTCATTATGCTGTTTATGCCATTCGCGTTTATGATCGGGCGAAGATCGAAGGAACTCAGGAAGAGGCTTCATCTGGCCAATGAAGAAATTGCGAGGCTATCTAAGAACGAGGAGCGCCAGCGCATCTCCCGCGATTTGCATGATACGCTTGGCCACACGCTCTCGCTTATTACGTTGAAGAGCGAGCTGGCGGAGAAGCTGATCCTGAAGCACCCGGAGCGGGCGGTGCAGGAAGTGAAGGATATTCAGGCGACCTCACGCGCGGCACTGCGGCAGGTGCGGGAGCTCGTCTCGGGCATGAGCGCGCTCACCGTACGCGATGAGCTTGCCCATGCGAAGCAGATTTTGTCTGCGGCGGGGATTGTGCTGGAGGCGGAAGGCGATTGGGAGCTCGAAATTCCATCGGCGACGATGAACAATATACTGGGCATGTGTCTGCGCGAAGCCGTCACTAATGTCGTTAAACATAGCAAGGCTAAGGTTTGTACCGTCTGTCTGGTTGGGGAAGGAAGCCGGTTAACGCTCTCCGTTACGGACAACGGAGCTGGACTCAGCAAGACTGGCGAGAACGGCGTATGGACGGATGCAAGGGGTGGCAATGGCATTAAGGGGATGCGGGAGCGGCTTAAGTTGATTGAAGGCAGCTTGGTTGTGGAATCGATCGGACGCGGTACGCGCCTTGAGATGACTGTGCCGCTCGTAGCGAAAGAAGCCGAGAAAGGAGGAATAGGCGGATGA